Genomic DNA from Nitrosarchaeum koreense MY1:
CAATTGGCTGCTTTGAGGAAGCATGCAGAAATGTTGTCTGCACTGGCGCAAAACCAATTGGAATGCTTGATCATCTGCAGTTTGGAAATCCTGAAAACCCAGAAATCTTTTGGACGTTTTTAGAGTCGCTAAAAGGAATTACTGATTTTGCAAAATATTTTGAAATTCCATGTGTTGGCGGAAAGGTCAGTTTGTATAATGAGACTCCAACCGGCCCGATAAAACCAACTCCTATAATTGGAATCCTTGGATTGATTGACAAGGCACCCCTGTTCTCTCACAAAATAGATGCCAGCGATACACTTGTGATAATTGGCGATACAAAAGATGAGATGGGAGGCTCTGAATATTTTGAATACATCCACAAGTTTGTTGGTGGGAAATGTCCTGTTGTAAATTTTGCAGAATCAAAATCACACATGAATACAGTATTGGATGTGATTGGTAAAGGATTGGTAAAGGCAGCACATGATTGCTCCAAAGGAGGTCTGGCAGTTGCCGTTTCAGAGCTTTGCATGACATATCAAATTGGATGCAACATATCACTTGAAAAAATCCCAGGTCCAAAACTTGAAGTTGACCGAACATTGTTTTCTGAAACTCATTCAAGATATCTACTAGTTGTAGACAAGAAAAACCTCCCAAAATTAGATGAACTTCTCAAAAAGAGCAAAATATCTTACAAAATGATTGGAACGTTTGGTGGTGAAAACATCAAACTAAACAAAGCAAACAAATCGATCATAGATCTAAGAGTTGATAAGGCTCAAAAAACTTGGTTTAATTCGTTAAGGGAGTTGGTAGTTCATGGTTAAGGAGAATTGTGGCGTAGTTGGAATTTTTAGTCTTAGTGGAACTAATGTCGTTCCAATGGCAATTGATGCACTAAGGGCTTTACAGCATAGAGGACAAGAAGCTTGGGGTGTTGCAATCCCAAACAAAGAACCGCTAAAAAGATTGGGACTCGTTTCAGGGGCATCATCAGAGTTTAAGAAAATATGTGAGGAATATGCATCACCTGCAGTAATTGGACATGTTCGTTATTCTACAATGGGACGAAGTACTTTGGAAAATGCACAACCCCTCAAAGTAAAGGACCTGTGCATTGCTCATAATGGAACGATTGCAAATGTGCAGGAACTATCAAATCTGGTAGGTGGTTGTTCTTTTACTCCGCAAAATGCAAGTGACACTTTGGTTGCAGCACAAAGGTTGGTGTCACTAATTTCTGAGAATGGCCAGATGGGAAAAGCATTATCTATTTTAAAAAATGAGATGGTTGGCTCTTATTGTTTTACATTTATCTCTGATGATAATTCCGTATTTGCCGCAAGAGACCCAAAAGGATTCAGACCGATGGTCTTGGGTTACAAGGAATCAGATGACACATACATTGTGGCATCTGAATCATCTGCAGTTTCTGCAGTTGGCGCAAAACTGCAACGCGATGTAAAACCCGGCGAGCTTATCAAACTCAGCAAAAATGGATTGGAGACTGAAAGATTCTCAGAAGACACATCAAGGGCTCACTGCTCTTTTGAATTTACATATTTTGCACATCCATCAAGTAACATGGAGGGCGCAAACATCTACATCTCAAGAAAAAACATTGGACGATTTTTGGCAAAAAAATTCCCAATAAGAGATGCAGACCTTGTAATTCCGGTTCCAGATTCTGCAAGACCTGCAGCCTTGGGATATGCACAAGAGTTGGGAATTACTTTTGATGAAGGGTTACTCAAAGACAGATACAGCAAGAAAGGACCATTGCGTAGTTTTATTGAGCCACACCAAAGCGACAGAATTGAAATCAATCGATGGATTATTCCAATCAAAGAAATCATTGCAGGAAAACACGTCGTTGTAATTGATGACAGCCTAGTTAGGGGAACTAGCTCAAAGGCGATTATCCAAGCATTAAGACGAGCAGGTGCAAAAAAAATCAGCATGGTGATCACATATCCTCCTATCAAATTCCCGTGTTATGCTGGAATTGACTTTCCTTCTCAAGATGAGTTGGCCACATTTTCTGATGGTAAGGTGATGAACGAAGCTGAATTAACTGAAATGGTAAGAAAGAGTATTGGTGCTGACTTTTTGGGGTATAATGATGCAGAAAATTTGGCAGCAGCCGTTGGAATTCCAAAGGATTCAATGTGTTTTACATGTTCGTCTGGAAACTATGATTCCCTAGGAATTACCCCAGAGTTTAAAACACGTCTTGAGATGAAAGGAGAATAAGATGGAAACTGCATATGTTCTGGTAAAAAGCCAAGTGGCACATGAAATGGATGTGATGGGTGAATTGCTAAAAATTGATAACGTAAAAGAGGCAAGAGGAACATTTGGCGTTTATGATATTTTTGTCAAAGTAGAGGCAAAGACATCAAAAGAACTTGAAGACACAATTACAAAAAATATTAGAAAAGTAAAACATGTAATTTCTACTACCACCCTGTCGGTAATCCCAGAACAAGACAAAAACTAGGATCTTTAAATATTGTTTTTTTCAAAATTTTAACATGAAAGCAATTTGGAATAATGTTGTAATTGCCGAAAGTGATGACACTGTAGTAGTTGAAGGAAATCATTATTTTCCAATTGATTCGATAAAATCTGAATATTTTAAAAAAACCGATTTGACTACTTTTTGCGGATGGAAGGGAATGGCAAATTATTATTCTGTGACAATTAACGGAAAAACCAACAAAGACTGTGCATGGTACTATGCCGAACCAAACGATGCTGCCAAAAAGATCAAAGGAATGGTAGCGTTTTGGAACGGTGTTGATGTAAAATAATCTTAATTATTAGAAAACTCATCTATCTTCAGTGAAATCATACACTATTCTAATTGCCATAATTGGCGGTTCGATTGGAATCATGGCAATAATCTTTGGACTGGATATTGGAAAGATGTCGATATCCACTCAAGAATACAGTCTTTATGTGGATCCAATTATTGACAAACAAAGTCTTTTTGTAACTGGCAGGATAACCATACAAAACACCGGCTCTAAACTGCTAACTAATCTTCATGTGAATTTTGGAGATGGTGACACACTTGATATCAAATCTCTCAAACCTGGTGAAAAGATCATCTTGTCTCCACCATCTGATAATTCGATGCAGTTTGTAATGATAAACGCAGATAATGACATTTTTGTAAGCAAGGCATACCGAGAACTGCCAAAGATGGTAGGTATGATGGGCTCGTAATTCAGAGCAGTTAAATCCAATCATTATACAGTCTGGCTGTGAAATTTCTAACGTCTGGAAAGGTAAAGGATCTGTATGATGTAGATGAAAATACCCTTCTCTTCAAGTTCTCAGACAGGGTTTCAGCATATGACGTAAAATTCAAAGAAAATATTCCTAAAAAGGGTGAGGTTTTGTGCAAATTTGCAGAATTTTGGTTTGATACACTTCAGGTTTCTAATCATTTTGTAAAAAAACAATCAGACACTGAGATTCTTGTAAAAAAGATGAAGATGCTTCCAATAGAGTGTGTGGTTCGAGGCTATTTTTATGGTAGTCTGATAAATAGATGGAAAAAAGGCGAGGTGAAACTACCCCAAGGCACTGACACTACACTTGCTGCAAAACTCTTGGAGCCAATTTTTGATCCGACCACAAAATCAGAACATGATATTCCAATTGATAAACAAAAAGCATTGCAAATGAATCTGGTAAATGAAGAACAGTATTCATGGCTTGAAAAAACATCAATTGAGATTTACAAAAAAATGTCTGAGGTGGCAGACAAGTCTGGATTTATTTTAGCTGATCTAAAACTAGAGTTTGGAATTTTAGATGGGAAAATAACCTTGGGCGATTCCATCGGTCCTGATGAGTATCGTTTATGGCCAAAGGAGACATACCAGGTTGGTAAAACCCAAGAATCTTTTGATAAACAGATATTGCGAGACTGGCTAACTGAGAATGGATACCAAAAGCAATTTGATGATTCACGTGATGCAGGAAAAGAACCAATACCCCCTGCAATACCACCTGAGATAATTCAAAAGATGACAAACAGATACGTCATTGCATATGAAAAATTAACTGGCCATTCTCTATAACACAAATAATTTTTTTATTATGACTAGATGTTGATTATGTCCTAACCACCAACTCGAATTCTATACTGGATTGATTTTACAGATATTCATTTTTGTCATATCCCTACATGTTTCTGACATATCTTTTTCAAATTTTTTATTTTTGCTATTTTTTTAAAATATTTGTAGTGGTGTTATAATTATGATACCAATATCATCTAGATAGTAGTGGTAGTGATAAATGTTGTAGTGCTAACAATATTTTTGTATATGCTACAGTAAATCTGATAGCGGTCATTGTCTTATGATAGGAGTATCACTATTGTGATAACAAAAAAAAATTGATGCGATTAGACAAAAAAATATGATACGTGGATCTTTTAGATCAAACTATTAGGAGTAAACAGCATGTCTACACTACTAGAGAAGGAAATCAAAGTAAATCGAATTCTTACAACAAGCGTCCAACACGCACGTGCAATTGAAGACCCTGCACGCTCGAAAATCATTGAAATTCTATACCATCGTGCATTATCTGCAGATCAGATTTCAAGTGAGCTAAAAAAGACAGGATACAAAAAAGCCCTGACCACTGTTCGTCATCATCTTGATATTTTAAAAGAAGCCGGATTAATTGAAATTGCCAAGATTGAGGAATCACGCGGTGCCATCACAAAATTTTACAGCACTTCTACAAAATTATTGGGATATGCTGCACCTGATGATTTTGATTCCAAATACTCCAAGGTTATTGACAACACATCTGTGAAGATTGAAAAAATTCTCAGATCCATTACTCCAAAGACTGCAAAAACAAAAAAAGCCAAAGGTGGAAACTCTGCAGACTATTCACAGTACCTAGTAATGGAAATCATGAATCGTGCCATGACCAACATTATGGAAAATTCTAGCAAGGATCATGAATAATACAATGACTTTCCAATTATTCTCGATAATTTGAAGAGTCGATCAAAAAACTATGATAAGGATCAACATAGATCAGTGAAATTGAGATGAAATTGGAAGAAAAAGTCGTAAAATTATTTCAGCAAAGAAATATCGTGTTTATTGCAACTTTGATGAAAGATGGTTCCCCTCAACTCTCCCCTGTATGGGCTAACTGCGATTCAGATTATGTTTATGTAAATACTGCCGAGGGAAGAATTAAACACAAAAATATTTTGCGTGATCCTCGAGTTGCAGTATCTGTTGTAGGAAGTAACAATCCTCTTGACATGACAACCATTCGAGGAAAAGTTGAGAAAATAATTCCTGATTATGATTATGCACATGCAGACAAATTAACTCAGCAATACATGGGGAGAAATCATTACCCATTCAAAAGAGAAGATGAAAAAAGAATTATTCTTAAAATAAAACCAGAACGTGTTTTTGTCTTGCCTGAATTAAAAATGAATGACGAGTAAAAAAATTATATATTTCTAAATTCGAATTTAGAAATATTTTGTTTTAACATTAAAATAAAATGGAAAAAAGGTATGAAAGCAGTTTATCGTCGTCTTGCTGCTTTTCTTACAAGTGCTCTTCTAACAAGAGCTCTTCTTACGAGAGCGCGTTTTACAGCTTTTCTAACAACTGCTCTTTTAGCTGCTTTTCTTCTAACATCTTTTCTAACAACTGCTCTTTTAGCTGCTTTTCTTCTAACAGCTTTTCTAACAACTGCTCTTTTAGCTGCTTTTCTTCTAACAACTTTTCTAGCTGCAGTTCGTCTTGGAGATGCTCTCTTGCGAGTTGCTGCTGCTCTTTTAGCTGCCCGACTTCGTTTTCTTCTTGCTGCCATTTTTAGTGCTTCAGCTGCTTTTTTAGCGGCATTTCTTTTTCTTGTACGTGCTGCTTTTTTAGCTGCTTCTGCTCTTTTGGCTTTGGATGTGGCCATGCCTAGATTCGTTTTTCGTAGATGTTATATGGTTAAAGTCACACATTATTACCTCAACGCTAGTAAAATTTGACAATATTTTTTTTTGCGATCAACAATTAGTGATGCAAATCACAGCTGTATCTGTTGTTGATTGTATTTTTGTTGGACGAATTGTTACACTGTATTGATTTTGCTCATCATATGGAATGTCAAATTGTGTAGTGAACATTACCGGTTTGTTTGGCTCTAATATGTGATCTAGCAGATCATCTGCAGAAAACTTACCATACACTGCTCGGTGTTTTTGTTGTTTTTCATCAACAATGTAAAATTGACCTCCTGAAATTCTTGTGTCTTCATTGCTAATGTTTTTTGCAATAATTTTGATCTTCACAAATGTATTTTCAGGTATTCTTTCCTTGTTTCCTTCATGTGTTCCATCAAAAGTTACAATATATTCTACAGGTCCTACTGTCACTGCTTCACCTGATTTTCCAATAATGAAATTGGTTTGATATTGAGTATACATGTACATGGCAGCTCCAATCGAAATTATAATTCCCAGAATCACGATGATGATGCCAATTCGTGCCATTATGTAAACTACAAAAATTTAGTATATAGTTGCAGCGTAAAATGCCGAAAATATCCACCCTAATTAGATCTGGATTGGCATATTCTCTGGAATTTACCACATGAATTAAAAATATGCCAAAATAGAAAGTGGATATTATGGGAAGATTCAAACCCCTTGAAAAGAAGGACTACGTGAAAATTGCAGTAATTTTTGGAATAATTACAGTCCCGTTAATTTTTGCTGTATCCATTCGATGATTGAGTGTTTTTATCGATTACATACACATGATTATTTGTCATTTTATGATAGGTATAATGATCAAGACCTTGGATTTTTTTGTTCTCAGTTCTGAGGAATTGGTCCTTTTTTCAACCATTTTTTTCTGTTTTTAGCATGAATTTTGAGGGGTTTAGCTTTTACGCATGACAATAAAAGATGACACATGTTTAGCTGGGACATCTGGGTGGTTTTGTGGTTGCTTTTCTCTGCTAGGCACAAGTGTTAACCCCCCCGTCAAAACGACCATTTTTGATAAAATCACGTTATGACTAAACATAGTA
This window encodes:
- a CDS encoding amidophosphoribosyltransferase, which gives rise to MVKENCGVVGIFSLSGTNVVPMAIDALRALQHRGQEAWGVAIPNKEPLKRLGLVSGASSEFKKICEEYASPAVIGHVRYSTMGRSTLENAQPLKVKDLCIAHNGTIANVQELSNLVGGCSFTPQNASDTLVAAQRLVSLISENGQMGKALSILKNEMVGSYCFTFISDDNSVFAARDPKGFRPMVLGYKESDDTYIVASESSAVSAVGAKLQRDVKPGELIKLSKNGLETERFSEDTSRAHCSFEFTYFAHPSSNMEGANIYISRKNIGRFLAKKFPIRDADLVIPVPDSARPAALGYAQELGITFDEGLLKDRYSKKGPLRSFIEPHQSDRIEINRWIIPIKEIIAGKHVVVIDDSLVRGTSSKAIIQALRRAGAKKISMVITYPPIKFPCYAGIDFPSQDELATFSDGKVMNEAELTEMVRKSIGADFLGYNDAENLAAAVGIPKDSMCFTCSSGNYDSLGITPEFKTRLEMKGE
- a CDS encoding Lrp/AsnC ligand binding domain-containing protein, whose translation is METAYVLVKSQVAHEMDVMGELLKIDNVKEARGTFGVYDIFVKVEAKTSKELEDTITKNIRKVKHVISTTTLSVIPEQDKN
- a CDS encoding DUF427 domain-containing protein, with product MKAIWNNVVIAESDDTVVVEGNHYFPIDSIKSEYFKKTDLTTFCGWKGMANYYSVTINGKTNKDCAWYYAEPNDAAKKIKGMVAFWNGVDVK
- the purC gene encoding phosphoribosylaminoimidazolesuccinocarboxamide synthase → MKFLTSGKVKDLYDVDENTLLFKFSDRVSAYDVKFKENIPKKGEVLCKFAEFWFDTLQVSNHFVKKQSDTEILVKKMKMLPIECVVRGYFYGSLINRWKKGEVKLPQGTDTTLAAKLLEPIFDPTTKSEHDIPIDKQKALQMNLVNEEQYSWLEKTSIEIYKKMSEVADKSGFILADLKLEFGILDGKITLGDSIGPDEYRLWPKETYQVGKTQESFDKQILRDWLTENGYQKQFDDSRDAGKEPIPPAIPPEIIQKMTNRYVIAYEKLTGHSL
- a CDS encoding winged helix-turn-helix domain-containing protein; the encoded protein is MSTLLEKEIKVNRILTTSVQHARAIEDPARSKIIEILYHRALSADQISSELKKTGYKKALTTVRHHLDILKEAGLIEIAKIEESRGAITKFYSTSTKLLGYAAPDDFDSKYSKVIDNTSVKIEKILRSITPKTAKTKKAKGGNSADYSQYLVMEIMNRAMTNIMENSSKDHE
- a CDS encoding PPOX class F420-dependent oxidoreductase, translated to MKLEEKVVKLFQQRNIVFIATLMKDGSPQLSPVWANCDSDYVYVNTAEGRIKHKNILRDPRVAVSVVGSNNPLDMTTIRGKVEKIIPDYDYAHADKLTQQYMGRNHYPFKREDEKRIILKIKPERVFVLPELKMNDE
- a CDS encoding DUF4352 domain-containing protein codes for the protein MARIGIIIVILGIIISIGAAMYMYTQYQTNFIIGKSGEAVTVGPVEYIVTFDGTHEGNKERIPENTFVKIKIIAKNISNEDTRISGGQFYIVDEKQQKHRAVYGKFSADDLLDHILEPNKPVMFTTQFDIPYDEQNQYSVTIRPTKIQSTTDTAVICITNC